In one Arenibacter antarcticus genomic region, the following are encoded:
- a CDS encoding putative LPS assembly protein LptD, whose translation MQSNKHHVLFLLLLLFGAFTTTAQEDQIIPLPIAAHKDTIVAPLFPDPKLAVLGDSTKIDSIGGKQAFLLDKIKYKAKDYVKMSQKDQKIYLYNEAELYYQDTELKAGIIIMDYTKNEVSAGRIKDSLGNYTQLPYFKQGTNIVIPDSIRFNFNTQKAIIWNSRTEQQAGLGQLGSDAMKVYAEITKKENDSVYFLSQGKLTTSKDTVNPDYYIKINKAKFVPKKKVIAGFSNLYIADVPTPIALPFAYFPLTVGRTAGLMMPTFGSDPNRGYFLQNGGYYLPINDYVDLTLTGDLYTNGSYGLRTQSIYTKRYKYRGNINFRYENLITSQKGFSDYSRTTIYNIQVSHSQDPKNNPNSRFQASVNLGSSSYYRNSLLQQNLPNTQVNNLSSSISYSKTFPAYPSVNTSLTATHNQNTNTGTVDVTLPTLQTSMERIYPFAPREGIKKGIIQNVNFQYNLNARNSIRTTEEDFLTSRMFKESKFGARHSIPLSTNFKVAKHFSVSVGGSYEDVWAIETYKRDYDLDTKREVITDTISGFDRYNKYNFSSSIGTTMYGTFNFGEDKKIQAIRHVMRPSLSYGYTPSFDQFYDSYIGANNEEELYSRFEGTLNGAPGLNKSSSMSFSLGNQLEAKVRSKDSTATEAKKISLLSNLNLSAGYNFEADSLKLSPLNINGGTNILNNKMSINFGASLDPYAIDNNGTRINTFNIDNGGSLFRLTSARGNVSYSISSETFGKKTDDKKDSKDEYDYVASSGGRDDDLFGKAEDFNQNRPGEDGDKGSEDVENPFYGTKLPWDLRMSYAVNYSNSNRQNAVGSHALMFSGNIQLSPRWKVGGSSGYDFKNKGFTLTQLRFERDLKSFRMNFNWTPFGTYKRWYFFIGIKSSILQDLKWENRSQPSRRR comes from the coding sequence TTGCAATCAAATAAACATCATGTACTTTTCCTATTGCTCCTTTTATTTGGCGCCTTTACAACTACGGCCCAAGAAGACCAAATTATACCATTGCCCATTGCTGCGCATAAGGACACCATAGTTGCACCCCTTTTTCCAGATCCAAAATTAGCGGTATTAGGCGACTCCACAAAAATTGATTCTATAGGTGGAAAGCAAGCCTTTCTTCTGGATAAAATCAAATACAAGGCCAAGGATTACGTAAAAATGAGCCAAAAAGATCAGAAAATTTATCTGTATAACGAGGCAGAACTATACTATCAGGATACGGAGTTAAAGGCCGGTATAATTATAATGGACTACACTAAAAATGAGGTCTCCGCCGGGCGTATTAAGGATTCGCTGGGAAATTATACCCAGTTACCCTATTTTAAACAGGGTACCAATATAGTGATCCCAGATTCCATTAGATTTAATTTCAACACTCAAAAGGCCATTATTTGGAACTCTAGAACAGAGCAACAGGCCGGGTTGGGACAGTTGGGAAGCGATGCCATGAAGGTTTATGCTGAAATCACTAAAAAAGAAAACGATTCCGTTTATTTCTTAAGTCAAGGCAAGCTTACCACCTCCAAGGATACGGTTAATCCCGATTATTACATCAAAATAAATAAGGCCAAATTTGTACCCAAGAAAAAAGTAATTGCCGGTTTTAGCAATTTATATATTGCCGATGTACCCACTCCTATAGCTCTTCCGTTTGCTTATTTCCCATTAACGGTAGGAAGGACTGCAGGCCTAATGATGCCCACCTTTGGAAGTGACCCCAATAGAGGCTACTTTTTGCAGAATGGAGGGTATTACCTGCCCATAAACGATTATGTGGACCTTACGCTTACCGGAGATCTCTATACCAACGGTAGTTATGGCCTTAGAACACAATCTATTTACACCAAGAGATATAAATATAGAGGAAATATAAATTTTAGATATGAAAACCTGATCACAAGCCAGAAAGGGTTTAGTGATTATAGCAGGACCACTATATACAATATACAGGTGTCACATTCCCAAGACCCCAAGAATAACCCAAATTCCAGATTCCAAGCTTCCGTAAACCTAGGGAGTAGTTCTTACTACCGGAATTCGCTTTTACAGCAAAACCTGCCCAACACCCAGGTAAACAACTTATCATCATCTATTTCCTATTCCAAAACCTTTCCGGCATATCCGTCGGTAAACACGAGCCTTACGGCCACACATAACCAAAACACCAATACCGGAACGGTAGATGTTACCTTGCCTACGTTGCAGACAAGTATGGAACGTATATACCCATTCGCCCCTAGAGAAGGCATAAAAAAGGGTATCATTCAAAATGTAAACTTCCAATACAACCTTAATGCTAGAAATAGCATCAGGACTACTGAGGAGGACTTTCTGACCAGTAGAATGTTTAAGGAATCAAAATTTGGAGCAAGACACTCCATACCCTTAAGCACGAACTTTAAGGTCGCCAAGCATTTTAGCGTTAGTGTAGGGGGTTCTTATGAAGATGTTTGGGCCATTGAAACCTATAAACGCGATTATGATCTGGATACTAAAAGAGAGGTGATTACCGACACCATTAGCGGATTTGACCGCTATAACAAATACAATTTTAGCTCCAGTATTGGAACTACAATGTATGGAACCTTCAACTTTGGCGAGGACAAGAAAATACAAGCCATAAGGCACGTCATGAGGCCCTCCTTAAGTTACGGCTACACCCCTTCTTTTGATCAATTTTACGACAGCTATATAGGAGCCAACAACGAAGAGGAACTGTACAGCAGGTTTGAAGGCACCTTAAACGGAGCACCAGGCTTAAATAAGTCGAGCTCCATGAGTTTCTCCTTGGGAAACCAACTGGAAGCCAAAGTACGAAGCAAGGATTCTACCGCCACGGAAGCCAAAAAGATTTCCCTCCTGAGCAATCTAAACTTATCGGCCGGCTATAATTTTGAGGCCGACTCTCTAAAACTGAGTCCGTTGAACATAAACGGAGGGACCAATATATTGAACAATAAAATGTCTATTAACTTTGGCGCCAGTTTAGACCCATATGCCATTGACAATAATGGAACCAGAATAAACACCTTTAACATAGACAATGGAGGAAGTCTTTTTAGACTTACTTCAGCAAGGGGAAACGTAAGTTATTCCATAAGCAGCGAAACCTTTGGAAAGAAAACTGATGACAAGAAAGACAGTAAGGACGAGTATGATTATGTTGCCTCTAGTGGCGGTAGGGACGATGATCTTTTTGGAAAAGCAGAGGATTTTAACCAAAACAGGCCTGGGGAAGATGGAGACAAGGGCTCCGAAGATGTAGAGAACCCCTTTTACGGCACAAAGTTGCCTTGGGACCTACGTATGTCCTACGCCGTTAATTACTCCAATTCCAATAGGCAAAACGCCGTTGGGAGTCACGCCTTAATGTTTTCCGGAAACATTCAATTGTCTCCTAGGTGGAAGGTAGGTGGATCCTCTGGATATGATTTTAAAAACAAGGGCTTTACCCTTACCCAATTGAGATTTGAAAGAGATCTAAAGAGTTTTAGAATGAATTTCAACTGGACCCCATTTGGAACCTATAAGCGGTGGTATTTCTTTATCG
- a CDS encoding N-acetylmuramoyl-L-alanine amidase yields the protein MNKKRISLISFILLAFFMVSFGEKINKADTEGKFIVVLDAGHGGHDPGNLGNGYLEKNIALKIVLGVGKILEKNPNIKVIYTRKDDSFVDLYKRGEIANKANADLFVSVHCDSHTSDAHGAGTFVLGLHANKQNFEIAKKENSVIYLEDNYESRYAAYDITSPESVIGLTIMQEEFLDQSINLAKLMQDNFSKKLKRNDRKVKQAGFIVLHQTFMPSVLVETGFLTNKNEGAYLNSRKGHDEMAGAIADAILTYKKGMIAFEEPVVSKNTLVVVDANKTQSAIKKTGGVTSKDTQSENRPKLVIKDESAKAPKIVVNEANDDATNPVKKSANIIFKVQIFASAKNIPLHSENFKGLNTLSKEKYSNMYRYMYGNTDDHFQATLLKSNADAKGYDTSYIVAYMDGERISVTKALKYLSE from the coding sequence ATGAATAAAAAACGGATTTCCCTTATATCATTTATACTTTTGGCTTTCTTTATGGTTTCTTTTGGAGAAAAAATAAATAAGGCGGATACTGAAGGAAAGTTTATTGTGGTGCTTGATGCTGGCCATGGCGGCCATGATCCTGGGAATTTAGGGAATGGGTATCTAGAAAAAAATATAGCGCTAAAAATAGTTTTAGGTGTTGGAAAGATTTTGGAGAAAAACCCCAATATTAAAGTGATCTACACAAGAAAAGATGATTCTTTTGTGGACTTGTACAAGCGGGGGGAAATTGCCAATAAAGCCAATGCAGACCTGTTTGTTTCTGTGCATTGTGATTCCCACACCTCGGATGCCCATGGCGCTGGAACCTTTGTCTTGGGTTTGCATGCCAATAAGCAAAATTTTGAAATCGCCAAAAAGGAAAACTCGGTAATCTATTTGGAAGATAATTATGAGAGTAGGTATGCGGCTTACGACATTACTTCTCCTGAGTCCGTTATTGGACTTACCATTATGCAGGAGGAATTTCTGGACCAAAGTATTAATCTGGCTAAATTGATGCAGGATAATTTCTCCAAAAAACTAAAAAGAAATGATCGTAAGGTAAAACAGGCGGGATTTATTGTGCTACACCAAACGTTTATGCCCAGTGTATTGGTTGAAACTGGTTTTTTGACCAACAAGAACGAGGGGGCTTATTTAAATTCCAGAAAAGGTCACGATGAGATGGCTGGGGCCATCGCAGATGCTATCCTTACTTATAAAAAGGGAATGATTGCATTTGAGGAGCCTGTAGTTTCCAAAAACACACTGGTAGTGGTAGATGCTAATAAAACTCAGTCGGCAATAAAAAAGACGGGAGGGGTTACTTCTAAAGATACGCAATCGGAGAATAGACCCAAGTTGGTAATAAAGGACGAGTCGGCTAAAGCACCTAAAATAGTGGTCAACGAAGCTAATGACGATGCTACAAATCCTGTCAAGAAATCCGCTAATATTATCTTTAAAGTGCAAATTTTTGCAAGTGCCAAGAATATCCCATTGCATTCTGAAAATTTTAAAGGACTAAATACCCTATCTAAGGAGAAATATAGCAATATGTATAGGTATATGTATGGGAATACGGACGACCATTTTCAGGCCACTTTGCTAAAGAGTAATGCCGATGCTAAGGGGTACGATACCTCCTATATAGTTGCCTATATGGATGGGGAACGGATCTCCGTAACAAAGGCTCTTAAATACCTTTCGGAATAA
- a CDS encoding MlaD family protein yields MKISREVKTGIIVIGGILLFILGFSYLKSTPLFDNSKTFYAVYQHVGGLQSGTQVTINGFSVGKVNDIRFKDASGSLLVTFTVSNNFSFSKNSKAELYDTGIIGGKGIQIKPVFDGAEMAISGDTLSSATRPGLTDLVQQRLAPLQLKVEGAISNADTLLMNVNEVLDPKAKKDLRESIAGLSAMVKSFQGSADALNAILNGNKENLNNSISNLSTITDNFSKLSDSLANAGLGETIKGLQTTLGDLNVVLAKIENGDGTLGKLVNDQTLYNNLTDASQQLDLLLQDFRLNPKRYVNVSVFGKKQIDYAVPSDDPAKEITD; encoded by the coding sequence TTGAAAATATCTAGGGAAGTAAAAACAGGAATTATTGTTATTGGCGGTATTCTGTTGTTCATTTTGGGGTTTAGTTATTTAAAGTCCACACCGCTCTTCGACAATAGCAAGACATTCTACGCAGTCTACCAACATGTGGGAGGATTACAATCGGGGACACAGGTGACCATAAATGGATTTTCTGTAGGAAAAGTGAATGATATTAGGTTTAAGGATGCTTCCGGTAGCCTTTTGGTCACCTTTACAGTGAGCAATAACTTTTCCTTTTCAAAGAACAGTAAGGCCGAACTCTATGATACAGGTATCATAGGAGGTAAGGGCATTCAAATAAAACCAGTATTTGACGGGGCTGAAATGGCCATATCCGGAGATACTTTGTCTTCGGCGACCAGACCCGGATTAACAGATTTGGTACAACAACGGTTAGCTCCCTTGCAATTGAAGGTAGAAGGTGCAATATCCAATGCGGATACCCTGTTGATGAATGTGAATGAAGTCTTAGATCCAAAAGCAAAAAAGGATTTAAGGGAAAGTATAGCCGGACTTAGTGCTATGGTAAAAAGCTTTCAAGGGAGTGCAGATGCACTAAACGCCATATTAAACGGCAATAAGGAGAATTTAAATAATTCCATAAGCAACTTAAGTACTATCACGGACAACTTTAGCAAGTTATCGGACTCCTTGGCTAATGCTGGACTGGGAGAAACGATTAAAGGCCTACAGACCACTCTTGGCGATCTAAACGTAGTGTTGGCCAAAATAGAAAATGGTGATGGGACCCTTGGGAAATTGGTCAACGACCAAACCTTGTACAACAATCTAACAGACGCCTCCCAACAATTGGACTTGCTTCTTCAAGATTTCCGCTTAAACCCGAAACGCTATGTCAATGTTTCGGTATTTGGGAAAAAACAAATAGATTATGCCGTTCCCTCCGATGATCCGGCCAAAGAAATAACCGATTAG
- a CDS encoding (Fe-S)-binding protein: MDYIPNILFAILLIAGIAFFAKNVKKLIRNIKLGKPVDTSDHTSQRWRNMARIALGQTKMVVRPIPGILHIIVYVGFIIINIEVLEIVLDGLLGTHRIFSFLGGFYSFLIASFEILALLVIVAVFLFWVRRNIIKLKRFLNPEMAGWPKKDGNLILYIEFVLMVLFLTMNAADYQLQQMDVAHYTKAGAFPVSQFIAPLFQEMSISSIIVLERTAWWLHITGILMFLNYLYYSKHLHILLAFPNTYFGKVRPKGQFNNLDSVTKEVKLMMDPTADPFAAPDENAAPPEKFGASDVMDLEWVQLLNAYTCTECGRCTSECPANLTGKKLSPRKIMMDTRDRLEEVGKNMDANKGVFVPDGKQLLGDYISHEELWACTTCNACVEACPVSIDPLSIIMDMRQYLVMEQSAAPSDLNNMMGNIENNGAPWPFNQMDRLNWSKES, translated from the coding sequence ATGGACTATATTCCCAATATTCTTTTTGCAATCCTTCTTATTGCCGGAATTGCATTTTTCGCCAAAAATGTAAAGAAACTTATCCGCAACATTAAATTGGGGAAACCAGTAGATACTAGTGACCATACTTCCCAGCGATGGAGAAATATGGCAAGAATTGCATTGGGACAGACTAAGATGGTAGTGAGGCCTATTCCGGGGATACTACATATTATTGTGTATGTGGGATTTATTATTATTAATATTGAAGTCCTAGAAATAGTTTTGGACGGTTTGTTGGGCACCCATAGGATATTTTCTTTTTTAGGGGGATTTTATAGTTTTTTGATCGCTTCTTTCGAAATTCTAGCCTTATTGGTGATTGTTGCGGTATTCTTATTTTGGGTGCGTAGGAACATTATTAAATTAAAACGATTTTTAAATCCAGAAATGGCCGGTTGGCCCAAAAAGGATGGGAATCTAATTTTGTATATAGAATTTGTATTGATGGTTCTTTTTTTAACCATGAATGCGGCAGATTACCAGTTGCAACAAATGGATGTGGCTCATTATACCAAGGCAGGAGCCTTCCCTGTGAGTCAGTTTATTGCTCCCTTGTTCCAAGAAATGTCAATATCCTCAATAATTGTACTGGAACGAACGGCGTGGTGGTTGCATATAACAGGAATCTTAATGTTTCTTAACTATCTGTACTATTCCAAACATTTACATATACTCTTAGCTTTCCCCAATACGTATTTTGGGAAGGTAAGACCAAAAGGTCAGTTTAATAATTTGGATTCTGTGACCAAAGAAGTAAAGTTGATGATGGATCCCACAGCGGATCCCTTTGCCGCACCCGATGAAAATGCTGCTCCACCTGAAAAATTTGGCGCTTCAGATGTAATGGACCTTGAATGGGTACAATTATTAAATGCGTATACCTGTACAGAATGTGGTCGCTGTACCAGCGAATGTCCCGCAAACCTGACCGGTAAGAAATTGTCCCCAAGAAAGATCATGATGGATACCAGGGATAGGTTGGAAGAAGTGGGGAAGAACATGGACGCCAATAAAGGTGTGTTTGTTCCTGATGGAAAACAATTATTGGGAGATTATATCAGCCATGAGGAGCTTTGGGCATGTACCACTTGTAATGCCTGTGTAGAGGCTTGCCCGGTGAGTATAGATCCCTTATCCATTATAATGGATATGAGGCAATATTTGGTAATGGAACAGTCCGCAGCCCCATCCGATCTGAATAATATGATGGGTAATATTGAAAACAACGGGGCACCATGGCCATTTAATCAGATGGATAGGCTTAATTGGTCCAAGGAATCATAA
- a CDS encoding (Fe-S)-binding protein — MGNELKVPTMAELFAAGQQPEVLFWVGCAGSFDDRAKKITKAFIKILNKAKINFAVLGTEESCTGDPAKRAGNEFLFQMQAVTNIEVMNAYEVKKIVTACPHCFNTIKNEYPGLGGNYEVVHHTQFLKHLLESGKISMEGGQFKGKRITFHDPCYLGRANNVYEAPRDLIRKLDAELVEMKSCKSRGLCCGAGGAQMWKEPEKGNKDINVERTEQAIEVKPDIIAAGCPFCNTMMTDGVKTKDKETSIAVMDIAELIATAEDL, encoded by the coding sequence ATGGGAAATGAATTAAAAGTGCCTACCATGGCCGAACTTTTTGCAGCAGGTCAACAGCCAGAAGTGTTGTTCTGGGTAGGCTGTGCAGGAAGTTTTGATGATAGAGCAAAAAAAATAACAAAGGCCTTTATAAAAATATTAAACAAGGCAAAGATTAATTTTGCAGTCTTGGGAACAGAGGAAAGCTGTACAGGCGATCCGGCTAAAAGAGCAGGGAACGAATTTTTGTTTCAGATGCAGGCCGTTACCAATATAGAAGTGATGAATGCCTATGAGGTAAAAAAAATAGTTACTGCATGCCCCCATTGTTTCAACACCATAAAAAATGAATACCCTGGGCTTGGTGGTAATTACGAGGTAGTGCACCATACGCAATTTTTAAAGCATTTGTTGGAATCTGGAAAGATTTCCATGGAAGGCGGACAATTTAAGGGCAAAAGAATTACTTTTCATGATCCCTGCTATTTAGGGCGTGCCAATAATGTTTATGAAGCCCCGCGAGATCTAATTAGAAAGTTGGATGCTGAACTGGTAGAAATGAAAAGCTGTAAGTCGCGCGGATTATGCTGTGGCGCAGGAGGAGCCCAAATGTGGAAAGAACCCGAAAAAGGGAATAAGGATATTAATGTAGAACGGACGGAACAAGCTATAGAGGTGAAGCCCGATATTATTGCGGCAGGTTGTCCGTTTTGTAACACTATGATGACGGACGGAGTTAAAACCAAAGATAAAGAGACTTCAATTGCCGTAATGGATATAGCCGAATTGATCGCTACGGCAGAGGATCTGTAG
- a CDS encoding ABC transporter ATPase, with protein MLVEFNTLPDEARVWIYQASRSFSQEELGEVKLLLNEFIEDWTAHGSELRAGCEIRYNRFIVLALDQSINPASGCSIDASVNFILQLEKKYNIGLLDKMNVSYKQGDFVAYKTLVDFKKMAKQKAVSKNTIVFNNLVNNKMEYENHWEVPASESWHSRFM; from the coding sequence ATGCTAGTAGAGTTCAATACATTACCAGATGAAGCAAGGGTTTGGATCTATCAAGCCAGTAGAAGTTTTTCGCAAGAGGAACTTGGGGAGGTAAAATTACTATTAAACGAATTTATTGAGGACTGGACGGCCCATGGTAGCGAATTGCGCGCGGGTTGTGAGATTAGGTACAATAGATTTATTGTACTTGCCCTAGATCAGTCCATCAATCCCGCATCGGGCTGCTCTATAGATGCCTCTGTAAACTTTATATTACAACTAGAAAAGAAATACAATATCGGTTTGTTAGACAAAATGAATGTCTCCTATAAACAAGGCGATTTTGTAGCCTACAAAACCTTGGTCGACTTTAAAAAGATGGCGAAGCAAAAGGCGGTTTCCAAAAATACTATTGTTTTCAACAATTTGGTGAACAACAAAATGGAATATGAAAACCATTGGGAGGTTCCCGCATCTGAAAGTTGGCATTCCCGTTTTATGTAA
- a CDS encoding glycoside hydrolase family 3 N-terminal domain-containing protein, whose amino-acid sequence MRINYFLCFFFISISYIHGQGNPLITKDSLQQRDWVNATYEKMSLDERLGQLFMVMVTSDQSKASVERTKKLIRDQHLGGLIFSTGGPVRQAQLTNEYQKNSKIPLMIGMDAEWGLAMRLDSTYAFPWNMTLGAITDNSVVEKVGHQIGKHAKRLGVHINFAPDIDININPKNPIIGNRSFGEDRENVAQKGIAFMKGMESAGVLSSGKHFPGHGDTEVDSHKALPVIDFNRQRLDSIELYPYRKLIKEGLSSVMVAHLSVPALEIKEGHPSSLSEQIIGEVLQEQLGFKGLVFTDALNMQGVSNFAKEGEVELSAFIAGNDILLMPLDVPKAKAKLLESYNKGRITENRLAYSVKKILLAKYKVGLNRYSPIKVENLYQDLNSLEDDVLYEEAIENAITVVKNNVSLLAIKKLENKKIAYVKFGDDNSDPFLEELNKYAEVTQVNGNDIATLKSKLKDYNLIVIGLHKSNANPWKSYKFTRTELNWLEEIGRERTSNLILALFVKPYALLDVPSFQNIDAVVVGYQNSKIAQEKTAQIIFGALPAKGVLPVSSHPEFPVNTSISLESLMRLGYSIPERVGLSSRKLAQVDKLVQDGLDSLMFPGAQVLVARKGKIVYNKGFGKPTYDSEVKITPNTIYDLASLTKILATLPMIMKMEEEGKVALNSTFQELIPSFSDSELKDVTVLKALSHYGRLPAWIAFYLSTLDEKRKPSKEFYRHQLTDGFSVKVADHLYITDQYKDSIYNRIGRQTLKANRYRYSDVAYYVMKKYIEDTYKEGLDQLADDFLYKPIGATHTGYNPLGKFLKGDIAPSEDDNYYRYQRVQGYVHDMGAAMQGGIGGHAGLFSNANDIAKIMQMYLQNGYYGGQQFLESRTVKKFNTCFFCDKNVRRGVGFDKPEPNGGGPASELVSRKSFGHSGFTGTYTWADPEEDLVYVFLSNRTFPTATNTLLVKSGLRTRIQKVIYEAILN is encoded by the coding sequence ATGCGCATCAATTATTTTTTATGTTTCTTTTTTATCTCAATTTCTTATATCCATGGCCAGGGCAATCCTTTAATTACAAAGGATAGTTTACAGCAGCGAGATTGGGTTAATGCTACCTATGAGAAAATGTCCCTTGATGAAAGATTAGGGCAGCTTTTTATGGTAATGGTAACCTCGGACCAAAGTAAGGCCAGCGTTGAAAGGACTAAGAAATTGATTAGAGACCAGCATCTTGGAGGGTTAATCTTTTCCACAGGAGGACCTGTTAGACAGGCTCAATTGACCAATGAATATCAGAAAAACTCAAAAATCCCACTGATGATAGGGATGGACGCGGAATGGGGATTGGCGATGCGGTTAGATTCTACTTATGCTTTTCCCTGGAATATGACCTTGGGAGCCATTACGGATAATTCCGTGGTAGAAAAAGTGGGCCATCAAATTGGGAAGCATGCCAAAAGACTGGGAGTACACATAAATTTTGCCCCAGACATAGATATAAACATCAATCCTAAAAATCCTATAATAGGGAACCGATCTTTTGGAGAGGATAGGGAAAATGTAGCCCAAAAGGGAATCGCTTTTATGAAAGGGATGGAAAGTGCGGGTGTATTGTCTAGTGGCAAGCATTTTCCGGGACATGGGGATACGGAGGTGGATTCGCATAAGGCGTTGCCAGTTATCGATTTTAATAGACAGCGGCTAGACAGTATAGAGCTTTATCCCTACAGAAAGCTGATTAAAGAAGGGTTAAGTAGTGTAATGGTGGCCCACCTCAGTGTTCCCGCCCTAGAAATAAAGGAAGGTCACCCTTCATCCTTGTCCGAACAGATTATAGGGGAAGTGCTGCAGGAGCAGTTAGGTTTTAAGGGATTGGTCTTTACCGACGCTCTTAATATGCAAGGAGTTTCCAATTTCGCGAAGGAAGGAGAGGTGGAACTATCTGCATTTATAGCTGGTAATGATATTCTCCTAATGCCGTTGGATGTGCCAAAAGCTAAAGCGAAGCTTTTGGAATCCTATAATAAAGGTCGAATTACAGAAAACAGGTTGGCTTATTCCGTTAAAAAAATATTGTTGGCCAAGTATAAGGTAGGGTTAAATAGGTATAGTCCTATTAAAGTTGAAAACTTATATCAGGATCTTAATTCCTTGGAAGATGATGTGCTATACGAAGAGGCCATAGAGAACGCTATTACGGTAGTGAAAAATAATGTTTCCTTATTGGCCATAAAAAAACTAGAGAACAAAAAGATCGCCTATGTGAAATTTGGGGACGATAACAGTGATCCTTTTTTGGAGGAGCTCAATAAGTATGCAGAGGTCACCCAAGTTAACGGTAATGATATCGCTACTTTAAAGAGCAAGTTAAAAGATTATAATTTAATAGTCATAGGACTCCATAAAAGCAATGCAAACCCATGGAAATCTTATAAATTTACTAGGACGGAATTAAATTGGTTAGAAGAAATAGGAAGGGAACGGACCTCAAATTTAATACTGGCTCTTTTTGTTAAACCGTATGCTTTGTTAGATGTTCCTTCTTTCCAAAATATTGATGCAGTAGTAGTAGGGTATCAAAATAGCAAGATCGCACAAGAGAAAACGGCACAAATCATCTTTGGGGCCTTACCAGCAAAAGGCGTGTTGCCAGTAAGTTCACATCCAGAGTTTCCTGTAAATACCTCAATATCGTTAGAATCCTTGATGCGATTAGGATATAGTATTCCGGAGCGTGTAGGGTTAAGTTCCCGTAAACTGGCACAAGTAGACAAGCTGGTTCAGGACGGCTTAGATTCCTTAATGTTTCCTGGTGCGCAAGTGCTCGTGGCACGGAAAGGGAAAATTGTGTACAACAAGGGATTTGGAAAACCTACCTATGATTCAGAAGTAAAAATCACCCCAAATACTATCTATGATCTTGCCTCGCTGACCAAAATATTAGCCACCTTACCAATGATAATGAAGATGGAAGAAGAAGGGAAAGTAGCTCTTAATAGTACTTTTCAGGAGCTTATTCCATCTTTTTCGGATTCAGAATTAAAGGACGTAACTGTTTTAAAAGCTTTGTCGCATTACGGAAGATTGCCCGCCTGGATCGCATTTTACCTTAGTACATTGGATGAGAAGCGAAAACCGTCTAAAGAATTCTATCGCCATCAATTAACCGATGGCTTTTCTGTAAAGGTTGCGGACCATTTGTATATTACGGATCAATATAAAGACTCTATATATAATAGGATAGGGAGGCAGACCCTTAAGGCCAATAGGTATCGTTATAGTGATGTAGCCTATTATGTGATGAAGAAATATATAGAGGATACTTATAAGGAAGGGTTAGATCAATTGGCGGATGATTTTTTATATAAACCCATTGGAGCAACACATACAGGATACAATCCCCTAGGTAAATTCTTAAAGGGAGATATTGCCCCATCGGAGGATGATAATTACTACAGGTATCAAAGGGTTCAGGGTTATGTACACGATATGGGGGCGGCAATGCAAGGAGGTATAGGTGGCCACGCTGGACTTTTTAGCAATGCCAATGATATTGCAAAAATCATGCAGATGTATCTTCAAAATGGGTATTATGGAGGACAGCAATTTTTGGAGAGTAGAACGGTGAAAAAATTCAATACCTGTTTCTTTTGTGATAAAAATGTTAGAAGGGGTGTGGGCTTTGATAAACCCGAACCAAATGGAGGAGGTCCTGCCAGTGAACTTGTCTCCAGAAAAAGTTTTGGTCATAGTGGATTTACCGGCACCTATACTTGGGCCGATCCAGAGGAGGATTTGGTATATGTTTTTCTGTCTAACAGGACCTTTCCTACGGCAACCAATACTCTTTTGGTGAAATCTGGACTTAGGACAAGGATCCAAAAGGTTATTTATGAAGCGATATTGAATTAA